A single genomic interval of Spirochaetota bacterium harbors:
- a CDS encoding 3-hydroxyacyl-CoA dehydrogenase NAD-binding domain-containing protein gives MLLGIVGAGIMGTDIAHLAIENNFDVILHDIDESQLKHAYETITGRLDRYVEEKRLEQSQRGKIISKLKLHKNIKDLHKADIIIECIPENLEFKKNVFKSLDAICKAGTILASNTSSLPITSIAAATRRPEYVIGIHFMNPARAMRLVEIVGGIATTRETIESAKSFVKSLGKTPVESKDYPGFVLNRILMPMINEAIFTLYEGAATAETIDKTMKLGLNLPMGPLQLADLIGLDVVLAIIEELYEGFGDPKYRPCPLLKKYVEAGYLGKKTGRGFYSY, from the coding sequence ATGTTACTAGGAATTGTTGGTGCAGGCATAATGGGTACAGACATTGCACATTTAGCCATTGAAAATAATTTTGATGTTATTCTTCACGATATTGATGAATCACAATTGAAACACGCATATGAAACAATAACAGGTCGCCTTGACAGATATGTTGAAGAAAAACGACTGGAGCAGTCACAACGGGGAAAGATAATTTCCAAATTAAAATTACATAAAAACATTAAAGACCTACATAAAGCTGATATCATCATTGAATGTATTCCTGAAAATCTTGAATTCAAAAAAAATGTTTTTAAGTCACTGGACGCTATATGTAAAGCAGGTACAATACTTGCAAGTAATACATCATCACTGCCCATTACCAGCATTGCAGCCGCCACACGACGCCCTGAATATGTCATTGGTATTCACTTCATGAATCCCGCTCGCGCAATGCGTCTGGTGGAGATAGTTGGTGGTATTGCTACAACCCGTGAAACAATTGAATCGGCAAAAAGTTTTGTAAAATCCTTAGGCAAAACACCTGTAGAATCAAAAGATTACCCTGGTTTTGTGTTAAACAGAATCCTTATGCCAATGATCAATGAGGCAATCTTTACTTTGTATGAAGGAGCTGCTACTGCAGAAACTATCGACAAAACCATGAAGTTAGGCCTTAATTTGCCAATGGGCCCATTACAGCTTGCAGATTTGATTGGGCTTGATGTTGTTCTTGCTATTATTGAAGAATTATACGAAGGCTTTGGCGATCCAAAATACAGGCCATGTCCGCTTCTAAAAAAATATGTTGAGGCTGGCTATTTAGGTAAAAAGACGGGAAGAGGATTTTATTCCTATTAA
- the putP gene encoding sodium/proline symporter PutP, with the protein MITTFITFGLYLVLLLAIGVYYYNKSHDISDFILGGRKLGKFVMALSAQASDMSGWLLMGLPGALYTKGMPAIWIAVGLLIGTYCNWKFVAKRLRVYTEITDSITLPTFFEDRFKDPTGLLRIISALIILIFFTIYLSSGFVASGKLFESMLGIEYHIAVLVGAAIILFYTSLGGFFAVSITDVVQGSLMFIAIVVVPIVAMQHIGSFNAITCVMQKSSIPINPFTSVTVLSVISTVSWGLGYFGQPHILARFMGIHSHHDIKSARQIAMTWVTISLCGASFIGILAVYLFPQLSEHNAEKVFIFMIQKFFTPLVGGILLAAILSAIMSTADSQLLVCSAALTEDFYQRIIKRNASQKELIHIGRITTMLITAIAALFAMNPENTVLGLVAYAWGGFGAAFGPIVLFALFSKNTSWQSVLGGMLAGTIALVSWNFLGLSKYCYEIVPGFIANVITIIVLNRIYPPQNSTINAEFEKMTKEMLS; encoded by the coding sequence ATGATAACAACCTTCATAACTTTTGGATTATATCTGGTTTTGTTACTGGCAATTGGAGTATATTATTACAATAAATCACATGATATCTCTGATTTTATACTAGGTGGCAGGAAATTAGGCAAATTTGTCATGGCACTATCTGCACAGGCCAGTGACATGAGTGGCTGGTTGCTCATGGGATTACCTGGTGCGCTGTATACCAAAGGCATGCCTGCTATATGGATTGCTGTGGGACTTTTAATTGGGACATACTGTAACTGGAAATTTGTGGCAAAACGGCTTCGTGTTTATACTGAAATTACTGATTCTATTACACTGCCAACCTTTTTTGAAGACCGCTTTAAAGACCCCACAGGGCTGCTCCGTATTATCTCGGCTTTGATAATTCTTATTTTCTTCACCATTTATCTTTCTTCTGGATTTGTTGCATCGGGAAAACTGTTTGAGTCAATGCTTGGCATAGAATATCACATTGCAGTACTGGTGGGTGCTGCCATTATTCTTTTTTACACATCGCTGGGAGGGTTCTTTGCCGTCAGTATTACCGATGTTGTACAGGGCTCACTTATGTTTATTGCCATTGTTGTTGTTCCCATTGTTGCCATGCAGCACATTGGTTCCTTCAATGCTATAACTTGTGTCATGCAAAAATCATCCATACCTATTAACCCATTTACATCAGTAACAGTACTCTCTGTAATCTCTACGGTATCATGGGGGCTTGGCTATTTTGGTCAGCCGCATATACTGGCACGATTCATGGGAATACATTCACACCATGATATCAAGAGTGCCCGTCAGATAGCAATGACATGGGTAACTATTTCATTATGTGGTGCCTCCTTCATTGGGATACTAGCAGTGTATCTATTTCCACAGCTATCGGAACACAATGCCGAAAAAGTTTTTATCTTTATGATACAGAAATTTTTTACACCTTTAGTGGGTGGAATACTTCTTGCAGCAATACTTTCGGCAATCATGTCCACAGCTGATTCACAACTTTTGGTGTGTTCAGCAGCTTTAACTGAAGACTTTTACCAGCGTATTATTAAACGCAATGCATCACAGAAAGAATTAATTCACATTGGTCGAATTACCACAATGCTTATTACAGCCATTGCGGCACTATTTGCCATGAATCCTGAAAATACAGTTCTGGGACTGGTAGCCTATGCATGGGGCGGTTTTGGTGCTGCGTTTGGCCCTATAGTACTTTTTGCACTTTTTTCAAAGAATACCTCATGGCAATCCGTATTGGGGGGAATGCTTGCAGGGACAATTGCACTGGTTTCATGGAATTTTTTAGGCTTAAGTAAATATTGTTATGAGATAGTTCCCGGATTTATTGCAAATGTGATAACCATTATTGTTCTTAACAGAATCTATCCTCCACAAAATTCCACAATCAATGCCGAATTTGAAAAAATGACAAAAGAGATGCTATCCTAA
- a CDS encoding homoserine O-acetyltransferase, whose amino-acid sequence MKSEITLDTSVGIVQTQYYTFAEPHEMVLVSGKKLGPITLAYETYGSLNESKSNAILILHALSGSAHAAGYHTEADAYPGWWDHYIGPGKAFDTSKYFVICSNVIGGCSGSTGPSSINPNTGKEYALDFPIVTIQDMVNAQRHLIDYLGIEKLLAVAGGSMGGMQALQWSISYPDRVQSVIAIATAASLSAQGIAFHEVGRQAIMRDPNWNNGNYYHATNPSNGLSLARMIGHITYLSEKLMHEKFGRRLQQADIFKFQFDLEFEVESYLHHKGNDFVQRFDANSYLYITKAIDYFDLKNDFGGDLANAFVHVNSDYLVISFSSDWLYPTSQSREIVRALRMNSKNVVFTEIQSDKGHDTFLLPNEQLEHNIANFLKREFEKVYNK is encoded by the coding sequence ATGAAAAGTGAAATTACCTTAGATACATCCGTAGGCATAGTTCAAACGCAGTACTATACGTTTGCAGAACCACATGAAATGGTACTTGTTTCAGGTAAAAAACTGGGACCCATAACCTTAGCGTATGAAACATACGGCTCATTAAATGAGAGTAAAAGTAATGCAATATTAATTCTGCATGCTCTTTCAGGGTCTGCACATGCTGCAGGATATCATACTGAAGCTGATGCCTACCCTGGGTGGTGGGATCACTATATTGGTCCTGGCAAAGCATTTGATACCAGTAAATATTTTGTCATCTGTTCCAACGTCATTGGTGGCTGCAGTGGTTCCACCGGCCCTTCGTCAATAAACCCTAACACAGGGAAAGAATATGCTCTGGATTTTCCCATCGTAACCATACAGGACATGGTAAATGCCCAGAGACATTTAATTGATTATTTGGGAATTGAAAAGCTTCTGGCAGTTGCCGGTGGCTCAATGGGTGGCATGCAGGCTTTGCAGTGGTCAATATCATATCCGGACAGAGTGCAATCGGTTATAGCTATAGCTACTGCAGCTTCTCTATCAGCACAGGGTATTGCGTTTCATGAAGTTGGCAGGCAAGCCATCATGCGCGATCCAAACTGGAATAATGGAAATTATTACCATGCAACCAATCCATCCAATGGATTATCGCTTGCCCGAATGATTGGGCATATCACATATCTTAGTGAAAAGCTTATGCACGAGAAATTTGGGCGAAGGTTACAACAAGCCGATATATTTAAATTTCAGTTTGACTTAGAGTTTGAGGTTGAATCGTACCTGCACCATAAGGGAAATGATTTTGTCCAGAGGTTTGATGCAAATTCATATTTATATATTACCAAAGCCATTGACTATTTTGATTTAAAGAATGATTTTGGAGGTGATCTGGCAAATGCATTTGTGCATGTCAATTCAGATTACCTGGTTATAAGCTTTTCATCTGACTGGCTATATCCAACATCGCAGTCACGTGAGATTGTTAGGGCACTGCGTATGAACAGCAAAAATGTAGTGTTTACTGAAATTCAAAGTGATAAGGGGCACGATACATTTTTATTGCCCAATGAACAGCTTGAACATAATATTGCTAACTTTTTAAAACGGGAATTTGAGAAGGTTTATAATAAATGA
- a CDS encoding STAS domain-containing protein, whose amino-acid sequence MIELTDKGNGTFVVKIIMQEVHTLDVPDLKEKLQQAIVNKGIKRMVVDLSDVKMITSSGIGIFLNINQNLKSQFRLAAPTPEVQKVLELTKVTSMIKVFNSVEAALQSF is encoded by the coding sequence ATGATAGAATTAACAGATAAAGGAAATGGTACATTCGTTGTAAAGATAATTATGCAGGAAGTACATACATTAGATGTTCCAGACCTTAAAGAAAAGCTTCAGCAGGCTATAGTCAACAAAGGAATAAAGCGTATGGTTGTTGATCTTTCAGATGTGAAGATGATTACCAGCTCCGGTATAGGTATTTTCTTAAATATTAATCAGAATCTTAAATCACAATTCAGATTAGCTGCACCCACTCCAGAAGTTCAGAAAGTGTTAGAATTAACAAAAGTTACGTCAATGATAAAAGTATTTAATTCAGTTGAAGCAGCTCTTCAGAGTTTTTAA
- the uvrB gene encoding excinuclease ABC subunit UvrB — protein MPQFKVVSAYKPSGDQAQAIEKLAEGIASGYKYQTLLGVTGSGKTYTMAKVIEKVQKPTLVLTHNKTLAAQLYREFKEFFPNNAVEYFVSYYDYYQPEAYVVSQDLYIEKDASINDEIDRLRLKATSSLVEREDVIIVSSVSCIYGIGNPESFEKNHIRLILGDMVDRQDLLMKLVSIHYDRNDIAFTRGTFRVRGDTVEVFPANLQDALRIVFFGDEIEALYKINPVTGARIETLEKAYIYPAKHYVSSKEEMEETIRMIEIELEHRIKEFVDAGKLVEAQRLEMRTRYDIEMLRTVGYCNGIENYSRIIDHREPGQPPHCLLHYFKSNYLMFIDESHVTIPQVRGMYEGDRSRKVNLVEYGFRLPSALDNRPLKFHEFEEMIDQVVFVSATPADYEIEKSQQVVEQVIRPTGLIDPEIEVRPATNQVDDLIGEIKKRVAASERVLVTTLTKKMAEDLTEYLTEVGLKVRYLHSEIETIERVEIIRDLRKGEFDCLIGINLLREGLDIPEVSLVAILDADKEGFLRSTRSLIQTAGRAARNINGKVIMYADTVTRSMQEAIDETNRRRTLQMDFNKKHKITPRSISKEIVDIIEREYHSDDVFADVIAEYKESYRTGNIEDLKKVRDKIKHDMLEAADNLEFEKAAILRDQLFDIEKKIGLYSKVAH, from the coding sequence ATGCCTCAATTTAAGGTGGTATCAGCATATAAACCTTCAGGTGATCAGGCACAGGCAATAGAAAAATTGGCAGAAGGAATTGCCAGCGGTTATAAATACCAGACACTGCTTGGGGTTACCGGCTCAGGAAAAACATATACCATGGCAAAGGTGATAGAAAAAGTACAGAAGCCTACTCTGGTACTCACCCATAATAAAACGCTTGCCGCTCAGCTTTACCGTGAGTTTAAGGAATTCTTTCCCAATAATGCTGTTGAGTATTTTGTGTCATATTATGACTACTACCAGCCTGAAGCTTACGTCGTTTCACAGGATTTGTATATAGAAAAGGATGCAAGCATTAATGATGAGATAGACCGCCTGCGCCTCAAAGCTACATCATCACTGGTTGAACGGGAAGATGTGATCATTGTTTCGTCCGTATCATGTATCTATGGCATTGGAAATCCGGAAAGCTTTGAAAAAAATCATATACGGCTAATTTTGGGGGATATGGTTGATCGTCAGGATCTTTTAATGAAGCTTGTGTCAATCCATTATGACCGCAATGATATAGCGTTTACCCGAGGTACATTCAGGGTGCGCGGTGATACGGTTGAGGTATTTCCTGCCAACCTGCAGGATGCATTGCGTATAGTGTTTTTTGGCGATGAAATTGAGGCACTGTACAAAATTAACCCGGTGACGGGCGCACGTATAGAAACGCTTGAAAAGGCGTACATTTATCCAGCCAAACACTATGTTTCCAGTAAAGAAGAAATGGAAGAAACCATACGCATGATTGAAATTGAACTTGAGCACAGGATAAAGGAATTTGTGGATGCAGGAAAGCTCGTAGAGGCACAGCGGTTAGAGATGCGCACACGCTATGATATTGAGATGCTTAGGACTGTTGGGTATTGTAATGGCATTGAAAATTATTCACGGATCATTGACCACCGAGAGCCAGGCCAGCCACCGCATTGCCTGCTTCATTATTTTAAAAGTAACTATCTCATGTTTATTGATGAGTCCCATGTAACAATACCACAGGTACGGGGTATGTATGAAGGCGATAGATCCCGAAAAGTGAACTTAGTTGAATATGGTTTCAGGCTGCCATCAGCACTTGATAACAGGCCATTGAAGTTTCACGAATTTGAAGAAATGATAGATCAGGTGGTGTTTGTTTCCGCAACCCCTGCTGACTATGAGATAGAAAAATCCCAGCAGGTGGTTGAGCAGGTTATACGACCGACAGGTTTAATTGACCCTGAAATTGAAGTAAGGCCTGCAACAAATCAGGTTGATGATTTAATTGGCGAGATTAAAAAACGCGTTGCTGCCAGTGAGCGGGTGCTGGTTACAACGTTAACGAAAAAGATGGCAGAAGACCTAACTGAGTACCTGACAGAAGTTGGATTGAAGGTGCGCTATCTTCATTCGGAAATAGAAACAATTGAGCGTGTTGAAATAATACGAGATTTACGAAAAGGAGAATTTGACTGCCTTATTGGGATTAACCTTTTACGTGAGGGGCTTGATATACCTGAAGTGTCACTTGTTGCCATACTTGATGCGGATAAGGAAGGATTTTTACGTTCAACGCGTTCACTCATTCAGACTGCAGGAAGAGCAGCGCGCAATATTAATGGAAAAGTCATTATGTATGCCGACACTGTTACCCGTTCAATGCAGGAAGCAATTGATGAAACCAACCGGCGTAGAACATTGCAGATGGATTTCAATAAAAAACATAAGATTACACCCAGGAGCATTTCCAAAGAGATAGTTGACATAATTGAACGTGAATATCATTCTGACGATGTTTTTGCCGATGTAATTGCAGAATATAAAGAGAGCTATAGGACTGGCAATATAGAAGACTTGAAAAAGGTTCGCGATAAAATAAAGCATGATATGCTTGAAGCGGCTGACAATCTTGAATTTGAAAAAGCAGCAATACTTCGTGATCAGTTATTTGATATTGAGAAGAAGATTGGACTGTACAGCAAGGTGGCACATTGA
- the metW gene encoding methionine biosynthesis protein MetW: MKEYRVAYDLILDLIPAGSRVLDLGCGDGLLLKLLQEKKKVKGFGVEISPGGVSQCVEKGLYCYQGDIDEGLSDYKDNSFDYVIVNQTLQSTKKPDIVIRESLRISLNAVFSFPNFAHYSLRLYLSLYGRMPKNKLLPYEWYETPNIHLLTIKDFRDYCSDFKYPIKKEMHFSTIRSRSVIIPAMPNLFAEYGFFVLDGQPFTSATL, from the coding sequence ATGAAAGAATACCGTGTGGCCTATGATCTGATACTTGATTTAATACCTGCTGGTTCGCGAGTGCTTGATTTGGGATGTGGCGATGGGCTTTTATTAAAGCTACTACAGGAAAAAAAGAAGGTAAAAGGCTTTGGAGTGGAGATATCTCCGGGAGGAGTCAGCCAGTGTGTGGAGAAGGGGCTGTATTGCTATCAGGGTGATATAGATGAAGGATTGTCGGACTATAAAGACAACTCTTTTGATTATGTTATTGTTAACCAGACATTGCAGAGCACAAAGAAACCGGATATTGTTATCCGCGAGTCGCTTAGGATTTCACTGAATGCGGTTTTCAGCTTCCCTAATTTTGCCCATTACTCATTGCGGTTATACCTATCACTGTATGGAAGGATGCCAAAAAATAAACTGTTACCCTATGAATGGTATGAAACACCTAATATTCACCTTTTGACAATAAAGGACTTCAGAGATTACTGCAGTGATTTTAAATACCCCATAAAAAAAGAAATGCATTTTTCAACAATTCGGTCCCGTTCGGTCATTATTCCGGCAATGCCTAATCTTTTTGCAGAATATGGTTTTTTTGTACTTGATGGCCAACCCTTTACCTCGGCAACACTTTAA
- a CDS encoding D-2-hydroxyacid dehydrogenase: MSKTIVFLDASTVDFGDIDFSPIASLGTFITYPVTKPHETISRSKDADIIITNKVVFYADEIAQLHKCSLIAVAATGYNTIDIKQAKNKNIAVANVPGYSREAVAQLTMCFILALATNLVKYNTATHDGSWSRSPIFTMGNWPTMCINDKVLGIMGYGDIGKRVGQLAQAFGMKVIALKRENSYTDTAVERYPLEEFCKMADFISIHMPLNESTHHMVNKDFLAMMKSSAYIINMARGPIVDTKALAHALHNNVIAGAALDVLEQEPPDINEPILSAPNCIITPHIGWASRETRQALINEIAQNIKAFLNGTKRNIVNETV, translated from the coding sequence ATGAGTAAAACAATTGTATTTTTAGATGCTTCAACGGTTGATTTTGGCGATATTGATTTTAGTCCCATTGCATCATTGGGAACATTCATTACCTATCCCGTCACAAAACCACATGAAACCATATCGCGAAGCAAGGATGCTGATATTATTATCACCAACAAGGTTGTCTTTTATGCTGATGAAATAGCTCAATTGCATAAGTGCTCACTTATAGCTGTTGCAGCAACTGGCTACAACACTATTGATATTAAGCAAGCAAAGAATAAAAACATCGCCGTTGCCAATGTTCCCGGTTATTCACGAGAAGCAGTTGCACAGCTCACCATGTGTTTTATACTGGCATTGGCAACGAATCTTGTTAAATACAACACTGCCACTCATGATGGAAGCTGGAGCCGTTCACCCATTTTTACTATGGGGAACTGGCCCACCATGTGCATCAATGATAAAGTGTTAGGCATCATGGGCTACGGTGACATTGGGAAACGAGTGGGACAACTGGCACAAGCGTTTGGCATGAAGGTCATTGCGCTTAAACGGGAAAACTCATATACCGATACCGCAGTTGAACGATATCCCCTTGAAGAATTTTGTAAAATGGCTGATTTCATATCTATCCACATGCCGCTGAATGAATCCACACACCATATGGTCAATAAAGATTTTCTTGCTATGATGAAATCATCAGCGTATATAATAAATATGGCACGAGGCCCTATTGTTGATACAAAAGCGCTTGCGCATGCACTCCATAATAACGTGATTGCCGGTGCAGCTCTGGATGTGCTTGAACAGGAACCACCTGATATCAATGAACCTATTCTTTCAGCACCCAACTGTATTATAACCCCACATATTGGTTGGGCTTCTCGAGAAACCAGGCAGGCTCTTATTAATGAGATTGCTCAAAATATCAAAGCATTTTTGAATGGCACAAAAAGAAATATAGTTAACGAAACCGTATAA
- the nadC gene encoding carboxylating nicotinate-nucleotide diphosphorylase: MEIPSYDELSTLIEMALKEDIGSGDITSNAIFDEYQFARARIHSKSEGVFCGGFLIEYIYHTMDPSVSVTLYRNEGAPVKEDDVVADIEGNVRTLLSGERTVLNFLQRTCGIATRTARMVSIVRNTNIKILDTRKTLPGFRLLDKYAVWCGGGTNHRMGLYDMVLIKDNHIKAAGGILQAVEMVKKAYDKQFVIEVEVETLNQVQEAVEAGADIIMLDNMSKDRIALALSIINGKAKVEVSGNMDEHKLKEFSDLPIDYVSIGALTHSVKAFDLSMRLL, from the coding sequence ATGGAAATACCTTCATATGATGAGCTATCGACACTTATTGAAATGGCATTGAAAGAAGACATTGGTAGTGGCGATATTACCAGTAACGCAATTTTTGATGAGTATCAATTTGCACGTGCGCGGATTCATTCCAAAAGTGAAGGTGTTTTTTGCGGCGGATTTTTGATTGAATATATATACCATACCATGGACCCATCGGTGTCAGTGACGCTGTACCGCAATGAAGGGGCACCGGTAAAAGAAGACGATGTCGTTGCAGATATTGAAGGCAATGTACGGACGCTTCTTTCGGGAGAGCGCACAGTACTTAATTTTTTACAGCGAACCTGCGGAATAGCTACACGTACTGCCAGAATGGTTTCGATTGTGCGTAATACCAATATAAAAATACTTGATACACGGAAGACATTACCAGGTTTTAGACTCCTTGATAAATATGCAGTATGGTGTGGTGGTGGTACCAACCACCGTATGGGGCTGTATGATATGGTTTTGATAAAAGATAATCATATAAAGGCAGCAGGTGGAATTTTGCAGGCAGTTGAAATGGTTAAAAAGGCGTATGATAAACAGTTTGTTATTGAAGTTGAGGTTGAAACACTGAATCAGGTGCAGGAAGCGGTTGAAGCAGGGGCTGATATCATCATGCTGGATAACATGTCAAAAGACCGAATTGCATTAGCGCTATCAATCATCAATGGGAAAGCAAAAGTTGAAGTATCCGGCAATATGGATGAACATAAATTAAAAGAATTTTCTGATTTGCCCATTGATTATGTATCAATAGGTGCACTAACCCATTCAGTTAAGGCATTTGACCTTTCAATGCGTTTGCTGTAG